In one Mustela lutreola isolate mMusLut2 chromosome 8, mMusLut2.pri, whole genome shotgun sequence genomic region, the following are encoded:
- the LOC131839785 gene encoding large ribosomal subunit protein uL23-like has protein sequence MAPKAKKEAPAPPQAEAKAKALKAKKAALKGVHSHKKRIRRSPTFGRPKTLRLGRQPKYPRKSAPRRNKLDHYAIIKFPLTTESATKKREDNNTLVFIVDVKANKHKIKQAVKKLYDIDVAKVNTLIRPDGEKKAYVRLAPDYDALDVANKIRIIYTESSC, from the coding sequence ATGGCGCCGAAAGCTAAGAAagaagcccctgcccctccccaagccgaagccaaagcaaaggctttgaaagccAAGAAGGCGGCGCTGAAGGGCgtccacagtcacaaaaaaagGATCCGCAGGTCACCTACATTCGGACGACCCAAGACTTTGCGTCTCGGAAGGCAACCCAAATACCCTCGAAAGAgcgcccccaggagaaacaagcttgaccactatgccatcatcaagttccccctgactactgagtcagccacgaagaaaagagaagacaacaacacacttgtgttcattgtggatgtcaaggccaacaagcacaagatcaaacaggctgtgaagaagctctatgacattgatgtagccaaggtcaacaccttaatcaggcctgatggagagaagaaggcatacgttcggctggcccctgactatgatgctttggatgttgccaacaaaattaGGATCATCTACACTGAGTCCAGCTgctaa